In Leishmania braziliensis MHOM/BR/75/M2904 complete genome, chromosome 14, the sequence ATGCTGTTTGattcttctcttccactctTGTACGtcttcgtgtgtgtatgtgtgtgtggagagaggggggagctGATTACTCGGTTCGACTTAGTGGGCCTCTGTGGCTTCTTTCGGAGGCCTCTGTTGGTGTCTGCATCTCCCTTCGTTTGTTAGCCTCCTTTCCTGTATGTTGTCCTTTTCTGATTtcttctcgtctctctctctctctctgtatgtgtgtgtgtgtgtgtgtgcgttctCGCCTTTCTCGCCTTTCTCGCCTCCACCAACGAGTCACGTGCGCAGCTGTAAAAATATTGACTGGTTCTccacttcttctctttgAATCCAACAGCCATAGTCTCGATGTTCTCCCTGAAAaccgccccttcccccacacAGCCGCTATGGTAATGCAGCGGCCGACCACAACTCGcttcagtgcgtgtgtggatgtgtatTTATGTGGGTCCAGCAGGCGAAaagcgctgcttcgccccCACGCCCTGCTTTAGGGCGCGAGGCACAAAGCATCAACGGTGGAGGATTTTTCATTTGTCACCCACGCGCAGAGTAAAGCGCCCGTTCTGTGGTCTCTGtgacccccttcccctccttcagGCTTGCGACactcttcctttctttcctgtCCCTTGTCCTCCCGTCTCTCACCCTGGCCGCTTtttcgctgccgccgttgaTGTGCGACGGCTCATAGTAAAGCCTCCGTGAGTGTGTATTTGAGTGGCGCGCCTGGCCGCCCTTCGTCAACTCTGTGCACTCATGATGGCTGACCCGCTTGCCCTACAAGCGACGCGGAAGGCCCTCATCGAAGGAAAGGCTGATGCTCGCAGCAGGGCCGCACAGGCGATTTCATCACGCACCTTACAACTCTACAAGGATGTGCCGACTACCGAAGCGGAAGAAGTGCTGGTGCTCGAATTGCGCAGCGTGGGAgatcagctgctgcgcaacacCGCAGCAGTCTACCGCCGGGCTGGTCTGAtatgtgtgcgcgcggtgTGTGCTGGTCTTCCACACCATCCGCTGGGCAGCAACCTGCTCATCCACTTACTGGACcctgtgctgcgcagcatgGGCGACGCGGATCCAATCGTCCGCATTGCCGCCATCGAGGCTTGCTACGAACTTGTGCGCCACCACGGTGTGGAGGCGTGGGCGGCGCGATTCACAGACCTTTTCACTGCGCTCTCCATCGCTGTGAGCGACCGTGACAAGCGCGTCTTTCTGCTAGCCGAAGAGGTGTCGTGTACGTTGAAAGAGTCAGTGAGCCGCAGcggggctgctgcggtggacaTCAACGCCTTTGCCTCCTTTGTATGCGAAACGCTAGGCAGCCACACCTCGGCGTCGAGATCGCTTGTAGTCGACGTGGGAGCGGCGGTATCGCAATGGGTCCTCCAATGGCTGCGATTTGTGCTCGAACTGCCCGGCTGCCACTTCGCTGCCTCTATGGCGTCACTCCTTCGCGTTTTGCTTGCCGCCTCCGACAGCAACGACACGAACGTGTTCGACATTCTGTGTGAATGCCGGCAAGGCGTCTCACAGCACTACTCGGCGGAGACGGCAGCGAATGTATGCGAGGTGGTCGACATCCTGTGCACAAGCGTGCACGACGCAACATCTGCACGGACGCGCGTGTTTTGCCTGGAGTGGCTGTCGGAGCTTGTCCACCTCGGAATTGGCGACGACGTTTTTCAACGTCACCTCTCCTGTGTTCTGCaagcgacgctgccggagCTGAGCTCGCACGATGGCGCCAcacgtgcagcggcagtgacggCCAACCAGGAAGTGCAACATGCGATTGTGCCTGTCGGGGCCAGCATATCGGCCGGAGTGGCTGATCTTCTTCTGCGGAGCGTGTTGGAGTTGCTTGATAGTGGTGCTGGAGAGGAGACGCTCATTGGCGGACTAGAATGGCTCCTTATTCTGCACCACCTTGCTCCTTCCACGTCAGAAAACCTACTCAACAATGTGCTAGAGACGATCACCGTGTTGCTGGACGTCGCTGCAGAGAGCGTTGCGCTCCGGGCTACCGAGGTGGCATGCGTGCTCACGAGCAACGGCCACTTTTCAGAAGTGGTTCAGCTCgtcctgcagcggctgctgcaccacaaTCGCGAcggactgctgctgcgtcgatTCCCCGATGTAGTGCGCCGCCTACATACGCTGCGAAGCAGACTCGAGGGGGAAGACGTCAGAGAAAGTGTTCTCGTCCACTTCGCACGCGCGCTCTCTGACATCACCGACTTGCGATTCGTGAGCAAGGTGGTGCTCTCCCTCCAATCCATGCTGGCCACCTTCCCTGAGCTCGACGATGttcgactgctgctgcgccgcgggcTGACAAACACCGCCACGGCGGAGATGttctcggcgctgctgcagtgctggCGCTACAacgccgtggcgctgctctcgCTGGGGCTCCTGTGTCGTCACTTCGTCTTCACCCGGCGCATCTGTGAGCACCTTGGGGAGGGTGAGATGTCTGTTGCCACGTACGTACAGCTCGACCACTTAGTGCAGCAGTTAGAGTCCTCCACCTTTACCTTTTTGCGCGTGTCCTTGTTGCGCCCCATGTCGTGCccggcgctggtgcagacGCTttacgtgctgctgctgcttctcccccAATCCTCACCTCACTATGCAACGCTTTCCCGGCGGTTGCAGCCTGTTACCGTTCTTGTGCAGCTGGACAAGATGGCTTCCGAGCCCCTCACAGCAGAAGCCCAGGCCGACGTGCCTGGGTCCGATTGGGACCACTATATAGCTGCTCAAGAAGCGCTTCTGCAGTATGAGCAATCATTATGATGTTGGCGAAGGAGAGCCACAGGGAGAAAAGTAGCGAAGGCTCTTGCCGTTTTTCGCTTTCTTCACTTCTCCTCGTTCATGAGCATCGCAGTCGTGAATTCTGACTACCTTTGCCGCGGAGGCCGGTAcgttgttttctctttttctctcgcccctcacgcttgtgtgtgccctgACTCTTCCCTTGGTGCTGTCTCTGATGCGCTTGCTGTCTTTTGCCCTTCTGGTTTCCCACAAGGGGGTAAAGTCGTTCAGACGCGCACGTGTGGACTGGTGAACACGAAAATGGGAGAGCAGTCATTCAGCACGATGTGTGGTACTTATTGCCGATTACCCGCAAGTTTCCGTTAGTGATGGACATTGGCGAATGGTCTTTTCACGGGAGAGCACCGCTCGTGGATTCGATTCCGTAAAGGAGGTCCCTCAAGTAGGGACCACTCGTATGCCATGTGCCAAGTCCTTCTCGCATGTGTACCCActaccctcctccccccccatAACTCACATTACTcgactccctctctccctcttctcctctctaccGCTGGTACGCGCTGCCGATTTTCTTACGGCGGTCTCCCTGTTAAGCTCGTGCCGCAGATAGCCTATCCATTTCAGCTCGTGTTGCCTTCTGGTCCATCTCAGGCCTTCGTTTTGTTTGTGTGCTGTGCTCGTGTTgtactcccccctccgcgccgtcacctcctttctcctcactctctttcACCGTCGTCTCAGCGAAGATGTCTTTTACCATGACCGGTCACGCCATCCCAAAGATGTTTCCCAGACCGTTTCACAGCTGGGTTGGAACGGGGCGCATCTTCAACTTTCTCTCCCCGTACGAGCGGAACCCCTTCATTGCGTACCTCAACTCGATCTACAACACCGCCCCGCTTTTCAAGTGGTCGCTCTCGGTCGTACCCCTTTACGGCATCGTCTCCGGTAACCCGCCAGTGGAGAAGATCGACTTCAACTCGAGCGCTGCCCTGTGCGCTACGGGTATGGTGTGGTTTCTCTACGCATTGCTCATTCAGCCTCAGAACTCTGGAAGTCGCTCGTTGGCGCTGGTGAACGTCTGCTTGGCTGCGGTTAACGGCTACAACTGCTACCGTAGCGCGAGATACAAGAGCCTCCAGGTGGCAAAGGCAAACAGCATCCAGTGAGCCGAGTCCATCGTGCGGGCTCGCATGGAGGGTTCTCCGTAAGTGTGAGCCGCGCTTCTGTGTAATTCCCTAGCAACTCAAGTGGGCACCGTGTGCCCTCCGCTGTATGTCCACATGGAACCTAAtcgtgggtgtgcgcgtaTATATAGGGCCTCCTTCCTGCTTTCCCCCCGTCAGCCCTTTTCTTCTGGTTGGTGCGTCAGTATGCGGCGCCGACGCGTGCAACGTGatgcgatggaggaggagacagcAGACCAGGTCTGATGAAGAAACtcgttcccccctttctccccaGCAGTGTGCTGTAGTTGAAAGTTACTGAGTTTTGCAGCCCTTCACCGTCTTGCGCGCTGTGTTCAGGACACTTCAAAGGTAAAGCAATGCGAGGGGTTCTTCGTTTCAATGTGTCCACTCTGCCCCAGAACGTCGGTTAAACTGTACACTACCCCCGGTTCACCAcgtggtgcaaagcagcggtaGAGAGGCGTTACAACAATGCGTCTACTCGGTCATCTCAGCGCGACACCGGCCTCAAAacctacccccctccctacccCGCGTTGCAGGCCACTTCAAAGTCGCTCACATCATGCCGGTTGGGATCCGCTCTGGTCACACTGACACCTTGGCCATCCTATGGGTGGTACAGTCGCATTTACTGttgcaggtcgctccgacacGGTGTCATTCACCAATAGGCCGTTTCCCTTAGTAGCAATACATTTACTGTGGCCTGCTGTATGCCGTTGGTGTTTGACTCCGTCACCACCAAAAGCGGCTCGGCCTGtgcaggaagaggaggcctGCCTGCTTTCCGTCCTCCACACCGAGTATGGGTGTCGTGGGCCTGAGATGCCACGAGTTGAGGTTGTCTTCATCACTGTGGTAAAGAGGCAGGAAAGAATGCTGAAACGAGGCCATGTCTGGCTGGCGCTTTTTCGGCCTTTGCCTTGGATGCGTCCTGCAAGGCACAGTGGCtgtccaccgctgcagctgtttTGTCTGTATGTGCGATTGTCTCTCTGAGGACGCCTTGAGCAGACTTGAATGACGCTTCTTTGGACACGTTGCATGTCTGTGCGCGCCGCTGAGCTTCGCTTGTTTGTCATTTCTCCTACTCTCTCATGTGCTCCCCCTGGACTCTCCGACCTTCAGCCCCAACTTGacttttgttttccttcaTTGCCCATGGGCCGCTCTCTCGGCATAAGCGCGCACCTCTGGGGTAAGATTTGCGGCAGAAGCGCTCGTATCTCCACCACTGCCCGGATCCGGTGTGCATCATGTTTTCAAAAGGGTACAGGGTGCTGCACCGGCCGTATCAACACGTGGCATTCGCAAAGCGCAGCACTGCGGGTGGTGTCAATCTCAACAAAGGGGCACTAACAaagcaggagagaggtgacCGCTTTACAGAGCCTGAGGTGTACCGCAGCAAGGCAAATGTGACGGCGATGCTAAAGACAAGGCGAAAAGAGCGACGCCTTATactggaggagcggcagcgcacctTGATGGAGAACCTGAACCTGGATGCACGTACAGTGGAGGCGCTTCATGCAGGGAGTCGGTTGCCACAGACACCGAGCGAGATGCAAGCGGTTCGCTCCTCCGACGATGCCATTGCCGAGGTCCGTCACGACAGCGAGGACTACAGTACGACCATGCGCAATTTGATGCGGCGCGAGGTGGATCGACGCGATCACATGCTGGACAAGTTTGGCCAGCCACCCACGTCGCGCGAATTTTACCAGCTCTTTCGCAGACTGCGCGCCGCTGACTcagacgaggaggtggtggagcggcACCACAGAAGACTAGTGGAAGAGCATGGCGTGTACCCAAGTTCGCGCATCGACTCGTTCATGCTGGATGATGACAGCTACTTCCCCGACTGGGTGCACGCCCTCCCTTACAGCATCCGTGACCGTGTCAAGTTCGGATCGCTTGGTCTCacggaggaggatgaggcgctgcgtgtgcgtctggcACGACTACCGCGCGATGCACGGCTGCGCGAGTGGAAACGGCTGAAGGCGGCAAAAGAGTACCGTGCAGCTAATGAAGAGACGCTCACCTTGGCCGAACTGCGTGACATCCGCCAGGGAAAGCGCCGCTTCCATTGGCTGCAGCGGAAGCGCCAGAAGCGTGCCTCGGCACTCCGCCGTATGGCGATGCGTAAACCTGACGAGTACGAGCTGTGGCCGTCCTCCGTGACGGACTTTAGTCAGCGCATCGCCTTCATCGCGCAGCATGTGGAAAATGGACTGCAGACTGGGGGCGAGTGGCCCCTCAATGAGGACGCTCTTACCAAGGCGAAAATTAAGCGACGGCAGAACGAGGCCGAGCGCACTTTCCTCATGTCGCCAGGCGAAAAGAGGATGATGACCGGCGCGGCACGAGGCAGCATGCACGGTGGGATGAGTGAGTTGTTGGCTGCCCTGGAGCAGCCAGAGAAGCGGTACAAAAAACTCTCTCGCAAGACGTATGCAAACCGAGTAAACGCAATTGTGCACGGCGACCAAGATGAGCACGGCCGTAAGTACCGCAGGTTGTACAAGCTTGCCACTCGACGGCAGCATCAGTACGATTCGCTTGCAGAGAtggcgctggagaaggaggtgcgcaagGAGCCCCTCGTCAACGTGAGCGGGCTCAACCACACAGACGACGAGCACTGGACTCGCCACGAGAAATCGTGGGTAGACGGCATGCCCTCAACTCGCTACGGTAGCTGAGTCAGCATGCAAATCCTCTTCTTGcgtgcttctcttcctccgtctGCAGGGACATCCGCACACGCttgcgcggcagcgcaagcAGCGAGAAACGAAAAGATGCAGATTCGTGTTGATCTCTTGagttgtatgtgtgtgtgtgtgtgtgcgtgatTGTCACGCCCCGACTCTTCATAGGTCTATCTCTGTGCGCTTGGGGGTAAGGTGGTGTGGGGGGCTACAGTGCAGAAGCCTGCACTAGTGCTCTGTGCATCAACTGCGCAAACTTGTGCGCTGGTAAGACAACCACAGGAACTAGATctttcagcagctgcgtcgaTGATGACTGGCAACAGTCCCTTCGTGCTATTGAACGTCGTGCCGTCTCCGGCGAGAGTTCAATGGCCTCCTCCCTTTGTCTCCCCTTTCCATTCCCCCAAAGCACTGTCCAATGCCTCCCTGTGTTTTTCTTACGTACGCATCCTCTCACGAAAAAATGCATCGATTGCACTTCTCTCACCGCGGTGCCCAcctgcacccacacacagagataAAACTGCAGAAAACTCTCCGTTGAGCCATTCCACTCATTTCACGGCAGCAACAAAGTAAAGTGATCGGGAGAGAACCAACAAGAACAACAAGCGCTTTACGCCGCTCGCCCACcttctaccccccccccctccaatTGATTGCTGTGGCTTCCGGGAAGCTTCTTTGCGCTCTGTTAAGTATCCAGCCCGACATAATGCTCGGCAAGGGGATGTTTGCGCGAAAAGCCCTCATCGgcacagtggtggtgggctTAGTGGGTCTCGGCGGTGGCTACTCCATGTATCAGCGTCGCCTGCGCGACAACCGCAGCGTGACCGCCGAAGCTTTCAATGCAATGCAGGACGCCACAACACTAGATGAGGCTTTTAAGAAGCTTTGCGACCCCGACGAACATCCCCTCATCCAGTTTTACCGGTACACTACGTGCCCGTGGTGTGGCACTGTCAAGGCATTTCTGGACTACAACAAGGTTCCACACGAGTGCGTCGAAGTGGAGCCCATGTTCAAGacgcagctggcggagagCATGTACAAAaaggtgccgcagctgcggttCGACTCCAAGACAGGCTCCAGGTCATACTTGGTTGACTCGCAAATCATCGTCGACACTCTTAGCGAGAAAATGGGCCTCGGGCGTCAGCTGAAGGATGAGGATGTGAGCAAGTGGCGCACATGGGCTCGTAGCTCTCTCGTCCGCTTTGTCACTCTCGAGTTTAatcgctccctctccgcgGCGTGGGCCGGCTACTCCTACATCGACGACTGCAATACCATTCCCTACGCCAACAAGCTCTTCCTCAAGGTGATCGGTGCGCCCGTCATGTACCTGGTTGCCATGAAGGTCACCAAGCCGCGCCTTGTGAAGGCCGGTCTCATGAAAGCTGACGACGACCCgaagcagcgcctgcacgacgAGGTGAACCGCTTCACTTCTGAGGCGCTCGTCGACCCCAAGTCCAAGAGGCCGCGAACCTTTCATGGCGGCGGAATCCCGGACTTGGTGGACCTGGACACCTACGGCGTTCTTCAATCCGTCCGTGGCCACCGCATTTACAACGAAATGGTCAGCGAGACCCAGATCGGTCCATGGCTGCAGGCAATGGACAAGCTCATGGGGAAGGCATAGTACAGTTGCTTGCGGGTGTATTTCCAATAGCTCCTTTCCTAGGCACTCATCAAGTCTACGCTGACCCGACTCGTACGTCATACAAGCAGCAACCTCGGAGCTGCTTCACTAGCGGTTTCGCACTTTTTCTTGTCTGAGCATCCGCAGTGTAATGGTGTGGGGAGACTTCGGCTTTTGCGTGTCAACGTTCTTCCGCTatgacgctgccgccacggcaTGACGCAACCCAGTGTGagtcctccagctgctcgccCCCATGTCTGCAATGCTACACTTCTTCACTTGTTTGTTTGCCTTTCAGCATGGGGTGGGTCAACCCAGGAAACGCGCATCTTTCCATATTCCCCTTCAGCACGAGAGCCAGGAGGACAGTGTGGTGGGTCGTCGTCGGCAATGAGCGCACATGTGCACGCCGGGCTCTTGTCCGTCGTCGAtgttttttcccccttttaaCGAGTGTTCACACGATAATAAAACGAAAGACTGCCCAGTGAGGTTTGAATGTGTCCATGCGGGTGCGCATGTGTCGTGCTCGGCTCATCAAATGTCGCTActgtcgcttctctctccctctttgtaCTCACAGGCGATTAACAGCGATGTCAGGCATCATTGGTATAACATGAACTTGCGCAGAGAGAGCATGACAGCTGCAAGAGACAATCCTCTCCGCTTCCACCAAAAAAACCAACGACAACacggtgggggtggggtgctCGTATAAATGTGGTATTGACGCATCACCAGGGCCGGATAGTGGTCAGCACACCCTTTGCATCACTCTGCGTCTACTTCTTCACGCGTCTGTGCAAGTCCTCCCATCGCCCCCTCTCACGCCCCTCGCACCGGACCCCTTcgtccccccttcccttgcACACCTCAACGACACGTTTTTCTCGCTACCGACACCGTTGAAGTGAAGCGATAAAAAAGGCACCGTGAGAGGCGCTTTCAGCTACGCCCTGGATACCCTCGTCTTCACTTTGCCATGCTGGTGCTGTCATTCTgactctgcctctctcttcatcaCTCACTCGTGAACGCGCTTGACACATCGTTTTCGGTCAGCTCCCGCGCTCTCGCACGGACTTCTACGTTTTGCTGCACGCAGGACGGCCCGCAAAGCCAACGAGTATTTCCTGTGTTTTTGTTCGGCAGCTGTACGTTTCAGGAATTGGGT encodes:
- a CDS encoding putative glutathione-S-transferase/glutaredoxin — translated: MLGKGMFARKALIGTVVVGLVGLGGGYSMYQRRLRDNRSVTAEAFNAMQDATTLDEAFKKLCDPDEHPLIQFYRYTTCPWCGTVKAFLDYNKVPHECVEVEPMFKTQLAESMYKKVPQLRFDSKTGSRSYLVDSQIIVDTLSEKMGLGRQLKDEDVSKWRTWARSSLVRFVTLEFNRSLSAAWAGYSYIDDCNTIPYANKLFLKVIGAPVMYLVAMKVTKPRLVKAGLMKADDDPKQRLHDEVNRFTSEALVDPKSKRPRTFHGGGIPDLVDLDTYGVLQSVRGHRIYNEMVSETQIGPWLQAMDKLMGKA